A genomic window from Dechloromonas sp. A34 includes:
- a CDS encoding bacteriohemerythrin encodes MPQITWHPSFSVGVEELDEHHQHLAHLINQLADCFPNGNHSEKLVDILTALVSYAKYHFDHEERFMEEHDYPLLAPHRAEHVQFCEVIAETCYGASLGVIGAQELYDYLARWWKNHILHEDMKYKPFFAAREVGQYD; translated from the coding sequence ATGCCCCAAATTACCTGGCACCCCTCCTTTAGCGTCGGGGTTGAAGAGCTCGATGAGCATCACCAGCATCTGGCTCATCTGATCAATCAACTCGCCGACTGCTTCCCGAACGGGAATCACTCCGAGAAGCTGGTCGACATCCTCACCGCGCTAGTCAGCTACGCGAAGTACCACTTCGACCATGAAGAACGCTTCATGGAAGAACATGACTATCCGCTGCTCGCCCCGCATCGCGCGGAGCATGTCCAGTTTTGCGAAGTTATCGCCGAAACCTGCTACGGCGCCTCCCTTGGCGTTATCGGGGCGCAAGAGTTGTACGACTATCTGGCGCGCTGGTGGAAGAACCACATCCTCCACGAGGACATGAAGTACAAACCCTTTTTTGCCGCCCGCGAAGTCGGTCAATACGACTGA
- a CDS encoding PAS domain S-box protein, which translates to MKNAKIWVRLVISILLAVMASGAGLIHWATLEQKNLAIEQSKDFAMSVHQMTLAGLTGMMITGTIGLRTIFLDQIKETNHIESLKVFRSDAVVNQFGLGFDGETPSDALETKVLVTGESYFDVVTSQDGRDRLKAIIPVRATENYLGKNCLFCHEVPPNTVLGAVSMEVSLVRAGETTRSFGIRAIFAGLALCIPLALFIWFFISRMVTRPLDEMTAGLSRIADGDIEDAKLLPVLRRDEVGAATVAFNQVMEKTGELLQQQRLSRIVFENSLEGITVTDAKSRIQLVNKAFSDTTGYTAEEVIGKTPAILKSGRQDADFYANFWTALQRDGEWRGKSGISARTVRSMPNG; encoded by the coding sequence ATGAAAAACGCGAAGATTTGGGTTCGGCTGGTCATTTCGATTCTTCTGGCGGTCATGGCCTCAGGCGCTGGCCTGATCCACTGGGCGACGCTGGAACAGAAGAATCTGGCCATCGAACAGTCCAAGGATTTTGCGATGAGCGTCCATCAGATGACGCTTGCCGGCCTTACCGGAATGATGATCACCGGAACGATTGGTTTGCGGACCATTTTTCTCGACCAGATCAAGGAAACCAACCATATCGAATCGCTCAAGGTTTTTCGTAGCGATGCAGTGGTCAATCAGTTCGGCTTGGGCTTCGACGGCGAAACCCCGTCGGATGCCCTGGAGACCAAGGTCCTGGTGACCGGCGAATCCTATTTCGACGTGGTCACCAGCCAGGATGGCAGGGACCGGCTGAAGGCCATCATTCCGGTGCGGGCGACCGAAAACTATCTCGGGAAGAACTGCCTGTTCTGCCACGAAGTGCCGCCCAATACCGTGCTCGGCGCGGTCAGCATGGAAGTATCCCTGGTCCGGGCCGGCGAAACGACGCGCAGCTTCGGGATTCGCGCCATCTTTGCCGGCCTGGCGCTGTGTATTCCGCTGGCGTTGTTCATCTGGTTCTTCATCTCCCGCATGGTGACCCGTCCGCTCGACGAAATGACGGCGGGCCTGAGCCGGATTGCCGATGGCGATATCGAGGACGCCAAACTGCTGCCGGTACTCCGTCGCGATGAGGTGGGCGCGGCAACGGTGGCCTTCAACCAGGTTATGGAAAAAACCGGCGAACTGTTGCAGCAGCAGCGTCTGTCGCGAATCGTGTTCGAAAACTCACTGGAAGGGATTACCGTCACCGACGCGAAATCGCGGATCCAGCTGGTCAACAAGGCCTTTTCCGATACGACGGGTTATACGGCTGAGGAAGTGATCGGGAAGACCCCGGCCATCCTCAAGTCGGGCCGGCAGGATGCGGACTTTTATGCGAACTTCTGGACGGCGCTGCAGCGGGATGGCGAGTGGCGGGGGAAATCTGGAATCAGCGCAAGAACGGTTCGGTCTATGCCGAATGGCTGA
- a CDS encoding SPASM domain-containing protein encodes MKSALLYTRERSIQPEPTGALGADGPQSHAHIDTPLPLINLDLDQVEPGAGRHKGPPAAVLFPAHETKAAIESMPHLESRVVGLWRTRDLNTFIFDLLLDSRDGTRKGFPAAVAKELLLLAKINLQLRAEDAAPLLGVSIEDAADLIAKGDQVALGHAMATHDVWGVNVSPVDKFGHPTRTAANPNPRVPEAHLNPVSDILRNRMRPKSSPAHGGLALLLNESPPTPPSVRLDLTAPKALRSSRGTHHQGGVMDQGFFRCIVKELSGLKIGQLVLSDLGDSEKCNWLPSAIRFAKVGCSFRQVVLQVDLLTAPEQQLIDCINSGLNHLVINLNLASGKWRAKAEAVAESDPNYFRREIQRLVRNRDELAARTGHHCAISIIQPHRKSSHYLKEEFRNLSGEPGLTDFQEVTLPDAIAENQAEFHGACHCWAPFIEAHIRTNGHMVACAQDHSGYSFTADLKHTTFSEAWHSEAFRMTRQRVLHGEKPGRLCDVCPHKANKN; translated from the coding sequence GTGAAAAGTGCACTTCTGTATACGCGCGAGAGATCGATCCAGCCCGAACCCACCGGCGCCCTCGGCGCTGACGGCCCGCAGAGCCATGCCCACATCGACACGCCGCTGCCGTTGATCAACCTCGACCTCGATCAGGTCGAACCTGGGGCTGGCCGCCATAAGGGTCCGCCAGCCGCCGTCCTCTTCCCGGCTCACGAGACCAAGGCCGCCATCGAGTCGATGCCCCACTTGGAAAGCCGCGTCGTCGGCCTGTGGCGAACCCGGGATCTGAACACCTTCATTTTCGACCTCTTACTCGACTCCCGCGATGGCACCCGGAAAGGTTTTCCGGCGGCGGTGGCCAAGGAGTTGCTGCTACTGGCCAAGATCAATCTCCAGTTGCGTGCCGAGGATGCCGCGCCGTTGCTCGGCGTCAGCATCGAGGATGCCGCCGACCTGATCGCCAAGGGCGACCAGGTCGCACTGGGCCATGCCATGGCAACGCATGATGTATGGGGCGTCAACGTTAGCCCGGTCGACAAGTTCGGCCACCCGACGCGGACGGCCGCCAATCCGAATCCGCGAGTCCCCGAAGCTCACCTGAACCCGGTATCCGACATCCTGCGCAACCGGATGCGCCCGAAATCCTCCCCGGCACATGGCGGGCTGGCCTTGCTGCTCAACGAAAGCCCGCCGACCCCGCCCTCCGTCCGCCTCGACCTGACCGCCCCGAAAGCGCTGCGCAGCTCCCGGGGGACGCATCACCAGGGGGGTGTCATGGACCAGGGATTCTTCCGCTGCATCGTCAAGGAACTCAGCGGGCTGAAGATCGGCCAGCTGGTTCTTTCCGACCTGGGCGATTCGGAGAAATGCAACTGGCTGCCCAGCGCCATCCGCTTCGCCAAAGTCGGCTGCAGTTTCCGCCAAGTCGTCCTCCAGGTCGACCTGCTGACCGCCCCCGAGCAGCAACTCATCGATTGCATCAATTCCGGCCTCAACCATCTGGTCATCAACCTGAATCTGGCCAGCGGCAAGTGGCGGGCCAAGGCCGAGGCGGTCGCCGAATCCGATCCGAACTACTTCCGGCGGGAAATCCAGCGCCTGGTCAGAAACCGTGACGAACTCGCCGCCCGCACCGGACATCACTGCGCGATCTCGATCATCCAGCCGCATCGCAAGAGCAGCCACTATCTCAAGGAAGAATTCCGCAATCTGTCCGGCGAACCAGGCCTCACCGACTTCCAGGAAGTCACGCTGCCCGACGCCATCGCGGAAAACCAGGCCGAATTCCATGGTGCCTGCCATTGTTGGGCGCCCTTCATCGAGGCCCACATCCGGACCAATGGCCACATGGTGGCCTGCGCCCAGGATCACTCGGGATACTCGTTCACCGCCGACCTGAAGCACACGACATTCTCGGAAGCCTGGCACAGCGAGGCCTTCCGGATGACCCGGCAACGCGTTCTGCATGGGGAAAAGCCGGGAAGACTGTGCGACGTCTGCCCGCACAAGGCGAACAAGAACTAG
- a CDS encoding c(7)-type cytochrome triheme domain-containing protein yields the protein MAVLAGAGQSAAETLQLAFLRPAASEAPSSAPTADGVAERGNQPVARRAIDNVRLLDENNPDYGRLQTIDEATRQLPYDANGFPDWMRALKAGLITPRSGLTGNEKMEVLDLDIIMRNTKEMPHVRFPHRSHTLWLACSNCHPDPFKPLTGSTNIRMADIFRGEYCGKCHDRVAFITFFSCDRCHSVPQTVSLPAKGGSKN from the coding sequence ATGGCCGTACTCGCTGGTGCCGGGCAATCGGCCGCCGAGACGCTCCAGCTTGCTTTCCTGCGTCCGGCCGCCAGCGAGGCCCCAAGCTCAGCACCGACCGCGGACGGCGTAGCGGAGCGCGGCAACCAGCCCGTGGCGCGACGGGCGATCGACAATGTTCGCCTGCTCGACGAAAACAACCCCGACTATGGCCGACTGCAAACCATCGACGAGGCAACCCGCCAACTGCCCTATGACGCCAACGGTTTCCCGGACTGGATGCGCGCGCTCAAGGCCGGGCTCATCACTCCGCGTAGCGGCCTGACCGGGAACGAGAAGATGGAAGTCCTCGACCTCGACATCATCATGCGCAATACCAAGGAAATGCCGCACGTCCGCTTCCCGCACCGCTCGCACACCTTGTGGCTGGCGTGCTCGAATTGCCACCCGGATCCATTCAAGCCGCTGACGGGAAGTACCAATATACGGATGGCCGACATTTTCCGCGGCGAGTATTGCGGCAAGTGCCATGACCGCGTTGCCTTCATCACCTTTTTTTCCTGCGACCGTTGCCACAGCGTTCCCCAGACCGTCAGCCTGCCGGCCAAGGGCGGGAGCAAGAACTAG
- a CDS encoding putative bifunctional diguanylate cyclase/phosphodiesterase — MAGEIWNQRKNGSVYAEWLNVSAVRNRRGDVEHYVAIFSDITERKEREEMITFQAFHDALTGLPNRLLFKDRLEQALAQAKRYKVRTPAVMFLDLDKFKQVNDTLGHDVGDYLLKEVANRLKRCVRSADTVARLGGDEFTVLLPGITQESDAELVAEKILAAMREPIRLGAEDRVVSTSIGISMYPRDGRDVETLMKCADAAMYHVKGAGRAGRCFFSSELLGAPSRRVELETRLKDAFINREFVLHYQPIMDLQSGTVHGKEALIRWQMPDGQLLLPEEFIGLAEEVDLMKKIGEWVLETACIQARLWQLENQAVTVAVNLSASEFKRPDLADVVRDILRRAGLSPSLLELEVAETLVMQDAEYSQRMFGALADLGVMLSIGNFGTGYSSLSALHQMPIHAIKVDRSLIREYLNQGKDQSLLTAVFGLAAALGLRAVAEGVESLEQLTLLHGFECNRAQGYLFALPLPDSGQKTTG, encoded by the coding sequence GTGGCGGGGGAAATCTGGAATCAGCGCAAGAACGGTTCGGTCTATGCCGAATGGCTGAATGTGAGCGCGGTTCGGAATCGGCGCGGCGACGTCGAGCACTATGTGGCGATTTTCTCGGACATCACCGAGCGCAAGGAACGGGAGGAAATGATCACCTTCCAGGCCTTCCACGATGCCTTGACCGGCCTGCCCAACCGGCTGCTTTTCAAGGACCGTCTGGAACAGGCGCTGGCTCAGGCCAAACGTTACAAGGTTCGGACGCCGGCCGTGATGTTCCTGGATCTGGACAAGTTCAAGCAGGTCAACGACACGCTGGGTCATGACGTCGGGGATTATTTACTCAAGGAAGTGGCCAATCGTCTGAAGCGCTGCGTCCGCTCGGCCGATACCGTGGCCCGCCTGGGGGGCGACGAATTCACGGTGCTGTTGCCGGGAATCACCCAGGAATCGGATGCCGAACTGGTGGCGGAAAAGATACTGGCCGCCATGCGCGAGCCGATTCGCCTGGGGGCGGAAGACCGGGTCGTGTCGACGAGCATCGGCATCAGCATGTATCCCCGGGATGGCCGGGATGTCGAGACGCTGATGAAGTGCGCCGACGCCGCCATGTACCATGTCAAGGGGGCAGGGCGGGCCGGGCGCTGTTTCTTCTCGTCCGAACTACTCGGAGCGCCGTCGCGGCGGGTCGAACTTGAGACCCGGCTCAAGGACGCCTTCATCAATCGCGAGTTCGTGCTCCACTACCAGCCGATCATGGATCTGCAGAGCGGCACCGTGCATGGCAAAGAGGCGCTGATCCGCTGGCAGATGCCGGATGGTCAGCTGCTGTTGCCGGAAGAGTTCATTGGACTGGCCGAAGAGGTCGACCTGATGAAGAAGATTGGCGAATGGGTTCTCGAAACCGCCTGTATTCAGGCCCGACTGTGGCAGTTGGAGAACCAGGCAGTGACCGTGGCGGTTAACCTTTCGGCCAGCGAATTCAAGCGCCCCGATCTGGCCGATGTCGTCCGCGACATCCTGCGCCGTGCCGGCCTGTCGCCGTCATTGCTCGAACTCGAGGTGGCGGAGACGCTGGTGATGCAGGATGCCGAGTATTCGCAGCGCATGTTCGGCGCTCTGGCCGATCTCGGTGTGATGCTGAGCATCGGCAATTTCGGAACCGGTTATTCCAGTCTGAGTGCGCTGCACCAGATGCCGATCCATGCCATCAAGGTAGACCGCAGTCTGATTCGGGAATATCTCAACCAAGGCAAGGACCAGTCCTTGCTGACCGCAGTCTTTGGCTTGGCCGCCGCGCTTGGTTTGCGGGCGGTCGCCGAGGGGGTGGAGAGTCTGGAGCAACTGACGCTGCTCCATGGCTTCGAATGCAACCGCGCCCAAGGCTACTTGTTCGCCCTGCCGTTGCCCGATAGCGGCCAAAAAACCACGGGCTGA
- a CDS encoding ATP-binding protein, with the protein MLFKAKDLYFKVILVFVSTLTLCGVVIHLVEQNEVLQHQSAALEVASVHGHLLQEQTARSLSATYALAAVLRQGGGKIDDFDAMAAEMLRLYGGISALQLAPKGIITQIAPLAGNEAALGHNLLEDETRNREAFAAVQTRKLTLAGPFTLRQGGVAVVGRLPVFLPDESGNEKFWGFTTALIRIPDLLAASQLSGDFSADYAYELSRIHPDTWQKEVFWSSSERPLEDPLSYRIAVPNGEWTLSVSRIKGWHSSRMLLILAAVAAALTSLMAAFLAFNLLRQPHLLKQQVAQRTQELTEANASLQAEIVGHWQTELALRDSESRLEAKVQERTAQLSTANAALQDEHRQQKILIDKLAATQNHLLQSEMMASIGQLAAGVAHEINNPLGFISSNLSILRNYADGLLEIISAYEKASGNLLELQPEVRASILALTEKLDLEFMRSELPELLSDTLVGVGRVKRIVQDLKDFSSVDREDWQLADLQQGIEATLHLIAHEIKPGIRLIKEYGEIPPVECVLLQINQVFLNLVLNAVQAIEGEGTVRIATRHEEGWVRIEVADTGKGIQPEHQIRVFEPFFTTKPVGQGTGLGLSLAYSIVKRHGGRIELESEPARGTLFRIWLPVQRVAGDPGQGAGRQPQAAV; encoded by the coding sequence ATGCTTTTCAAGGCAAAAGACCTGTATTTCAAGGTAATTCTGGTATTCGTTTCGACCCTGACGCTGTGTGGGGTCGTCATCCACCTCGTCGAGCAGAACGAGGTGTTGCAGCATCAGAGCGCCGCCCTGGAGGTCGCGTCGGTTCACGGCCACCTGCTGCAGGAGCAGACCGCCCGCTCGCTGTCGGCAACATATGCGCTGGCCGCTGTATTGCGTCAGGGGGGCGGCAAGATTGATGATTTCGATGCCATGGCGGCCGAAATGCTCCGGCTATACGGCGGGATCAGTGCCCTGCAACTGGCGCCCAAAGGCATCATTACTCAAATCGCTCCGCTCGCTGGCAATGAGGCGGCGCTCGGTCACAACCTGCTGGAAGACGAGACGCGCAACCGGGAGGCATTTGCCGCGGTCCAGACCAGGAAACTGACCCTGGCCGGTCCCTTTACCTTGCGCCAGGGCGGCGTGGCGGTGGTTGGCCGTCTTCCGGTTTTTCTTCCGGACGAATCGGGGAACGAGAAATTCTGGGGGTTTACAACGGCCCTGATCAGGATTCCCGACCTGTTGGCGGCGAGTCAGCTGAGCGGCGATTTTTCGGCCGACTATGCTTATGAGTTGTCGCGCATTCACCCGGATACCTGGCAGAAAGAGGTTTTCTGGTCCTCCTCGGAGCGGCCGCTGGAGGATCCCTTGAGCTACCGGATCGCGGTCCCCAACGGCGAATGGACTTTGAGCGTATCCCGGATCAAGGGCTGGCATTCCTCGCGGATGTTGCTCATCCTGGCCGCGGTCGCTGCCGCGCTGACCAGTCTGATGGCAGCGTTTCTGGCCTTTAATCTGTTGCGACAACCCCATCTTCTCAAGCAGCAGGTGGCGCAGCGAACCCAGGAACTGACTGAAGCGAACGCCAGTCTCCAGGCCGAGATCGTCGGGCACTGGCAGACCGAGCTGGCGTTGCGCGACAGCGAAAGCCGGCTGGAAGCCAAGGTTCAGGAGCGAACAGCCCAGCTAAGTACGGCCAATGCGGCATTGCAGGATGAGCATCGGCAACAGAAGATATTGATCGACAAGCTGGCCGCGACCCAGAATCATTTGTTGCAATCGGAGATGATGGCCTCGATCGGTCAATTGGCTGCCGGGGTGGCTCACGAGATCAACAATCCGCTAGGTTTTATCAGTTCCAATCTGAGTATCCTGCGTAACTATGCTGATGGCTTGCTCGAGATCATTTCGGCCTACGAAAAAGCGTCCGGGAATCTGCTCGAGTTGCAACCGGAGGTCCGCGCCAGCATTCTCGCGCTGACTGAAAAGCTCGATCTCGAGTTCATGCGCAGCGAACTTCCCGAGTTGCTGAGTGACACCCTGGTCGGGGTCGGGCGAGTCAAACGGATCGTTCAGGACTTGAAGGATTTTTCGTCGGTCGACCGTGAGGATTGGCAACTTGCCGACCTGCAGCAAGGGATCGAGGCGACGCTTCATCTAATTGCCCACGAGATCAAGCCGGGCATCCGACTGATCAAGGAATACGGGGAAATACCCCCGGTCGAGTGCGTGCTCTTGCAGATCAATCAGGTCTTCCTCAACCTTGTACTGAACGCGGTACAGGCGATCGAAGGGGAGGGGACAGTAAGGATCGCTACCAGACACGAAGAGGGGTGGGTGCGGATCGAAGTTGCGGATACCGGGAAAGGGATCCAACCGGAACACCAGATCCGCGTCTTCGAACCATTTTTTACGACCAAACCGGTTGGACAGGGCACCGGCCTTGGACTGTCGCTTGCCTACAGCATCGTCAAGCGCCACGGCGGGCGGATCGAGCTTGAAAGCGAACCGGCCCGGGGCACCCTTTTTCGTATCTGGCTACCGGTGCAGCGCGTGGCTGGCGACCCAGGCCAGGGGGCGGGTCGCCAGCCGCAAGCTGCGGTTTAG
- the bioB gene encoding biotin synthase BioB → MALYEMPFMDLIWKAQLVHRIHFDANQIQRSALFSIKTGGCSEDCKYCSQSARHDTTVEREPLKPLAEVLAAARQAKTQGASRFCMGAAWRSPKDKDLEAVAEMVREVKALGLETCLTLGILKDGQAERLKEAGLDFYNHNLDTDAEFYPAIVSTHTHDDRLATLDQVRAAGIKICSGGIVGMGETRRNRAGLLVQFANMPKPPESVPINHLVAIPGSPLGDLPSLDHFEFVRTIAVARILLPSSHIRLSAGRQSMSDEMQTLCFLAGANSVFYGDNLLTTDNAKPDQDDGLFQKLDLKAV, encoded by the coding sequence ATGGCCCTCTATGAAATGCCGTTCATGGATCTGATCTGGAAGGCGCAGCTGGTCCATCGGATACATTTCGATGCCAACCAGATTCAGCGCTCGGCCCTTTTCTCGATCAAGACCGGCGGCTGTTCCGAGGATTGCAAATACTGCTCCCAGTCGGCCCGCCATGACACGACTGTCGAGCGCGAACCACTCAAGCCACTGGCCGAAGTGCTGGCAGCTGCGCGGCAGGCGAAAACCCAAGGGGCCTCGCGCTTCTGCATGGGCGCTGCCTGGCGCAGCCCGAAGGACAAGGATCTCGAGGCAGTCGCCGAGATGGTTCGCGAGGTCAAGGCGCTGGGCCTGGAAACCTGCCTGACGCTTGGCATCCTCAAGGATGGTCAGGCCGAACGACTGAAGGAAGCCGGCCTCGACTTCTACAATCACAATCTCGACACCGATGCCGAGTTCTATCCGGCGATTGTCAGCACCCACACCCACGATGATCGCCTGGCGACGCTCGACCAGGTCCGCGCCGCCGGCATCAAGATCTGTTCGGGCGGGATCGTCGGCATGGGCGAAACCCGGCGCAACCGGGCCGGCCTGCTCGTTCAGTTCGCCAACATGCCCAAGCCGCCGGAATCCGTCCCGATCAACCACCTGGTCGCCATCCCCGGCAGCCCGCTGGGCGACTTGCCGAGCCTCGACCACTTCGAGTTTGTGCGCACCATCGCCGTTGCCCGGATCCTGCTGCCGAGCTCCCATATTCGGCTTTCCGCCGGGCGTCAGAGCATGAGCGACGAGATGCAGACCCTCTGCTTCCTGGCCGGCGCCAACTCCGTGTTCTACGGGGATAACCTGCTGACCACCGACAATGCCAAGCCCGATCAGGACGACGGGCTGTTCCAGAAACTGGATTTGAAAGCGGTCTAA
- a CDS encoding high-potential iron-sulfur protein, translated as MNLSRRKMLKIGGLSLAMIPVVAMAAKNDGMRASMKYKDSPEGDKSCSNCVQFVAPNGCKIFPGDTEISAKGYCVAWAKKA; from the coding sequence ATGAACCTTTCCCGTCGGAAAATGCTGAAAATCGGTGGTCTTTCTCTAGCCATGATCCCGGTTGTTGCCATGGCTGCAAAAAATGATGGCATGCGCGCCTCCATGAAGTACAAAGACAGCCCGGAAGGCGACAAGAGCTGCTCGAACTGCGTCCAATTCGTTGCCCCCAACGGCTGCAAGATTTTCCCGGGAGATACCGAGATCTCCGCCAAGGGCTACTGCGTGGCCTGGGCCAAGAAGGCCTGA
- a CDS encoding response regulator: MSATSLSITMPTSRLAPKGRVLCVDDEPCILRALSWLLKKEFHVVTAQSAHEALELIRTGEFDVVISDQRMPEMSGVDFLNEVKTLTPRAIRILLTGYSDLQSAIRSVNESEIFRFVTKPWDVEELPSIVAQAVAIAKSQALTPPVPSTNEMPADRSAKILVLDDDEAIHSAVEMSAGDLAEVIHVTSPVDAFKALQNDDIGVILAARKLGSMDLTHLLCLLKRQHPQIVSIVLTETSDTALVSQLINQGQIFRLIAKPVKAGALRLALKSALSKRNELLDDPLQAARYQVEPLEEDAERLLQDQLAGRASLATPPVAPGTAPTRNKPVTGFVGQFMRRLFRG; the protein is encoded by the coding sequence CCGTCTAGCTCCGAAAGGACGGGTACTCTGTGTCGATGACGAACCCTGTATCCTGCGCGCCCTCTCCTGGCTGCTGAAAAAGGAATTTCACGTCGTCACCGCGCAGAGCGCTCACGAAGCTCTGGAACTGATCCGTACCGGCGAATTCGATGTCGTGATCAGCGACCAGCGGATGCCGGAAATGAGCGGCGTCGACTTTCTGAACGAGGTCAAGACGCTGACCCCGCGAGCCATCCGCATCCTGCTGACCGGGTATTCCGATTTGCAGTCGGCGATTCGTTCGGTCAACGAGTCGGAAATTTTCCGCTTTGTCACCAAGCCGTGGGATGTCGAAGAGCTGCCCTCGATCGTGGCGCAAGCGGTCGCCATCGCGAAGAGCCAGGCTCTCACCCCTCCGGTGCCGTCGACCAATGAAATGCCGGCCGACCGTTCGGCCAAAATCCTGGTTCTCGACGATGACGAGGCGATTCATTCGGCCGTCGAGATGAGCGCCGGCGACCTCGCTGAAGTGATCCACGTCACCAGTCCGGTCGATGCCTTCAAGGCGCTGCAGAATGACGATATCGGCGTCATCCTCGCCGCGCGCAAACTCGGCTCGATGGACCTTACCCACCTGCTCTGCCTGCTCAAGCGTCAACATCCGCAGATCGTCAGCATCGTCCTGACCGAAACCTCGGACACCGCGCTGGTTTCCCAACTGATCAACCAGGGCCAGATTTTCCGCCTGATCGCCAAACCGGTGAAAGCCGGGGCACTGCGTCTTGCCCTGAAGTCTGCCCTGAGCAAACGCAACGAATTGCTGGACGACCCACTACAGGCGGCGCGTTATCAGGTGGAACCCCTTGAAGAAGACGCCGAGCGGCTGTTGCAGGACCAACTGGCCGGCCGTGCGTCGCTTGCCACGCCCCCCGTTGCGCCAGGCACTGCTCCGACCAGGAACAAGCCGGTGACGGGGTTTGTCGGCCAGTTCATGCGCCGACTGTTCAGGGGCTAG
- a CDS encoding cytochrome b/b6 domain-containing protein has translation MPPAFENSERRKRRDPEIRVWDPLVRVVHWVLALAFTILYLAPRESSLHVYAGYLVLTALFIRIVWGFTSHGAARFSSFRFTPRQTLTYLKNALTGQAEYYFSHNPISALMVHALLATLLASTILGMFAYGTDPHAGVVTAHAWLSHLAAGLVVVHLCGVIWASRLHRENYVLAMLTGIRRIPRAVAVPPGRYIPKFGERLAAPASA, from the coding sequence GTGCCCCCTGCCTTTGAAAACAGCGAACGCCGAAAACGCCGCGATCCGGAAATTCGCGTCTGGGACCCTCTGGTACGGGTCGTACACTGGGTACTCGCCTTGGCTTTCACCATCCTCTATCTGGCACCGCGCGAGTCATCGCTCCATGTCTACGCTGGATACCTTGTCCTGACGGCATTGTTCATTCGCATCGTATGGGGCTTCACGAGCCATGGTGCCGCCCGCTTTTCAAGTTTCCGCTTCACACCGCGACAAACCCTCACTTACCTGAAGAACGCCCTCACGGGACAAGCCGAGTACTACTTCAGCCACAACCCGATCAGCGCGCTCATGGTCCATGCGCTTCTCGCCACGCTGTTGGCCAGCACCATCCTCGGCATGTTCGCCTACGGCACCGATCCGCACGCCGGCGTCGTCACGGCTCATGCCTGGCTCAGCCACCTGGCCGCCGGGCTCGTCGTCGTCCACCTGTGCGGCGTAATCTGGGCATCTCGCCTGCACCGCGAAAACTATGTCCTGGCGATGCTCACCGGCATCCGTCGGATTCCCCGTGCCGTTGCCGTTCCTCCGGGGCGGTACATCCCGAAATTCGGCGAAAGATTGGCAGCACCGGCGAGCGCCTAA